A region from the Oncorhynchus clarkii lewisi isolate Uvic-CL-2024 chromosome 8, UVic_Ocla_1.0, whole genome shotgun sequence genome encodes:
- the LOC139415166 gene encoding intraflagellar transport protein 172 homolog produces MTPRLTGWSSTRWGASCFTVTRSCGATAFLETLEMSSETEDMWKILSKLSMVARQLHISERVVMVQSSTKSKHAWPCWTRTTSCQSCTIWSRAEQPASQLLPVADGDQPIMRRLARSKRGRRTSWASSTSTSREEICLRRSGTTRGFWTATFRKVVELARVSFPTDVVKLEEDWVDYLVQQKQMDAAINHYIEAGCSLKTIEAAVGARQWKAVHILELQEDRSGGKFYLKIAQYYASSQECEIRGQSDGESGRGGDDRSLIPTVLMSQGPSNLAAGDVCFFPDQTPCCLCATLQSPCL; encoded by the exons ATGACTCCAAGACTGACTGGTTGGAGCTCAACTAGATGGGGCGCAAGCTGCTTTACAGTTACAAGAAGCTGCGG AGCCACAGCGTTCCTGGAGACTCTGGAGATGTCCTCAGAGACGGAGGACATGTGGAAAATTCTGAGCAAACTGTCCATGGTGGCCCGCCAGCTCCACATCTcagagag GGTGGTGATGGTACAGAGTTCTACCAAGTCAAAGCACGCCTGGCCATGCTGGACAAGAACTACAAGCTGTCAGAGTTGTACTATATGGAGCAG AGCTGAACAACCTGCGTCACAGCTACTACCAGTGGCTGATGGAGACCAACCCATCATGAGAAGGTTGGCGAGGtcaaagagggggaggaggacttCATGGGCGTCGTCAACCTCTACCTCAAG GGAGGAGATCTGTTTGAGAAGATCAGGAACCACCAGAGGGTTCTGGACCGCTACCTTCCGGAAAG TTGTGGAGCTGGCTCGTGTTTCCTTCCCAACTGATGTGGTGAAGCTGGAGGAGGACTGGGTAGACTACCTGGTCCAGCAGAAACAAATGGACGCTGCAATCAACCATTACATCGAGGCTGG TTGTTCCCTGAAGACCATTGAGGCAGCTGTAGGCGCTCGCCAGTGGAAGGCGGTCCATATCCTGGAGTTACAGGAAGACCGGTCAGGAGGGAAGTTCTACCTGAAGATAGCCCAGTACTACGCCTCCAGCCAGGAGTGTGAGATTAGAgggcagagtgatggagagagcgggaggggaggagatgaccGCAGCCTCATTCCAACTGTTCTGATGAGTCAGGGGCCTAGCAACCTGGCAGCTGGCGATGTCTGCTTTTTTCCAGACCAGACTCCATGCTGCCTCTGTGCTAC GTTGCAGAGCCCCTGTTTGTGA